In one window of Rhodanobacter sp. FDAARGOS 1247 DNA:
- a CDS encoding redoxin domain-containing protein: MRLFAPAAAPALDLVDIHGRPIAIHRAGRLTLLSFFRDAACPFCNFRIYELTSEHAALAARGLDIVAVFSASQADVLRFAGHRPRPFPLAADPTSRAHEIYGIERSLWRKLKAIVTRVPTLLRGMRLVGLAGLNTSNLMPADFVIDEHGRIVEAYYGRDAGDRIPLERVQQLLPAGRLRKVA; encoded by the coding sequence GTGAGACTGTTCGCACCCGCCGCCGCACCCGCGCTTGACCTGGTCGACATCCACGGCCGTCCGATCGCAATCCATCGCGCGGGGCGACTGACCCTGCTCTCGTTTTTCCGCGACGCGGCCTGCCCGTTCTGCAACTTCCGCATCTACGAACTGACCAGCGAACACGCGGCGCTGGCCGCGCGCGGACTGGACATCGTGGCGGTATTCAGCGCCTCGCAGGCGGACGTGCTGCGCTTCGCCGGACATCGGCCGCGGCCGTTCCCGCTGGCCGCCGACCCCACCTCGCGCGCGCACGAGATCTACGGCATCGAGCGCTCGCTGTGGCGCAAGCTGAAGGCGATCGTGACGCGCGTGCCGACCCTGCTGAGGGGCATGCGTCTGGTCGGCCTGGCCGGGCTCAACACCAGCAACCTGATGCCGGCCGACTTCGTGATCGACGAGCACGGCCGCATCGTCGAGGCGTACTACGGCCGTGACGCCGGCGACCGCATTCCGCTGGAACGGGTGCAACAGCTGCTGCCGGCCGGTCGACTTCGGAAGGTGGCCTGA
- a CDS encoding S9 family peptidase → MFPVQVKEWLSMMRKPHVAWLFLTILALGPLMASAYDADPESKATSTAKVDTGVLDGAPYRVDIPAHWNGDLVMQLHGFEPIGTPRPTPKPLGDEASPFLAAGYALAQSSYASQGWAVDDALRDNERLRAWFVQRHGQPRHTYVVGFSMGGYIVLTSLEHHGQHYDGGLSLCGANVPGTRVFDDILTSVVAFDYFFPRTAGLPPSGLADPAAPALGQMEVMHAVDTALKTDEHAAQLLATHLHVSRERLAGAIGVHYLVLHQMQQRAKGMPVDNRATVYAGFGDDAAFNRGVHRYTGDPQAMRYLAAATSLSGKIHKPLVLQYNHDDFLIPVRYQSVYPAMVQSAHGRAPTVLPSVGEGHCGFAPEQIMQAFQTLTREASGGPTG, encoded by the coding sequence ATGTTTCCCGTCCAGGTGAAGGAGTGGCTGTCGATGATGCGCAAGCCCCACGTTGCATGGCTGTTCCTGACCATCCTCGCCCTCGGTCCGCTGATGGCGTCCGCGTACGATGCCGACCCCGAGAGCAAGGCGACCTCCACCGCCAAGGTGGACACCGGCGTGCTGGACGGCGCGCCGTACCGGGTGGACATCCCCGCGCACTGGAATGGCGACCTGGTCATGCAACTGCACGGCTTCGAGCCGATCGGCACGCCGCGCCCCACGCCGAAACCGCTGGGCGACGAAGCGTCACCGTTTCTCGCGGCCGGCTACGCGCTGGCGCAGAGCAGCTATGCCTCGCAGGGCTGGGCGGTGGATGACGCGCTGCGCGACAACGAACGCCTGCGCGCCTGGTTCGTGCAGCGGCACGGCCAGCCCCGGCATACCTACGTCGTGGGTTTCTCGATGGGTGGCTATATCGTGCTGACCAGCCTGGAACATCACGGCCAGCACTACGACGGCGGGCTCTCGCTGTGCGGTGCCAATGTACCCGGCACGCGCGTGTTCGACGACATCCTGACCTCCGTCGTCGCGTTCGACTACTTCTTTCCCCGTACGGCCGGCTTGCCGCCGAGCGGCCTCGCCGACCCCGCCGCACCCGCGCTGGGCCAGATGGAAGTGATGCATGCGGTAGACACGGCGCTGAAGACCGACGAACACGCCGCGCAGCTGCTCGCCACGCACCTGCACGTATCGCGCGAACGCCTGGCCGGAGCCATCGGCGTGCATTACCTGGTGCTGCACCAGATGCAGCAACGCGCGAAGGGCATGCCGGTCGACAATCGCGCGACGGTGTACGCCGGCTTCGGCGACGATGCGGCATTCAATCGGGGCGTGCACCGCTACACCGGCGACCCGCAGGCGATGCGCTACCTGGCCGCGGCCACCTCGCTCAGCGGCAAGATCCACAAGCCGCTGGTGCTGCAGTACAACCACGACGACTTCCTCATCCCCGTGCGCTACCAGTCGGTGTATCCGGCCATGGTGCAGTCCGCGCACGGCCGCGCGCCGACCGTGCTGCCGTCGGTCGGCGAAGGCCATTGCGGCTTTGCGCCGGAGCAGATCATGCAGGCATTCCAGACCCTGACCCGCGAGGCCAGCGGCGGGCCCACGGGATGA
- a CDS encoding DUF4440 domain-containing protein, which yields MNPTSHRGRERTSHPAEPELVTAPGLLPVLEALRRREPIFHRPEFGSSRADFEHMVEADFWEVGASGQRYSRAHVLDVLEHRTPEPAGHGWTTRDFHCRELGPDTYLLTYTLEQGERVSRRSTIWRRRADDWVILFHQGTLVAVS from the coding sequence ATGAACCCGACATCGCACCGTGGCCGCGAGCGGACCAGCCATCCGGCGGAGCCCGAGCTGGTCACGGCCCCCGGGTTGCTTCCCGTGCTGGAAGCCCTGCGTCGACGCGAGCCGATCTTCCACCGGCCCGAATTCGGCAGCAGCCGCGCCGACTTCGAACACATGGTCGAAGCGGATTTTTGGGAAGTCGGCGCCTCCGGCCAGCGCTACAGCCGTGCCCACGTCCTCGACGTCCTCGAACACCGCACTCCCGAGCCCGCCGGGCACGGCTGGACAACCCGCGACTTCCACTGCCGCGAGCTCGGCCCCGACACCTACCTGCTCACCTACACCCTGGAACAGGGCGAACGCGTGAGCCGTCGCAGCACGATCTGGCGGCGCCGGGCGGATGACTGGGTGATCCTGTTTCACCAGGGGACGCTGGTGGCCGTATCCTGA
- a CDS encoding SDR family NAD(P)-dependent oxidoreductase, with product MHIRLDTRRAIVTGSTAGIGLAIASGLAAAGAHVTLTGRTQARVDEAIATIRRQMPDARLAGVAGDLGTGDGAQRLIAEVPETDILVNNLGIFEPKAFFDIPDEDWLRFFEVNVMSGVRLSRHYAQSMARRGWGRVQFISSESALQIPAEMVQYATTKTAQLAVSRGLAETLAGTGVTVNAVLPGPTRSEGVGGFFGKIAAERGVSQETVERDFIATHRPTSLIRRLASVKEVANLCVYLASEQASATTGAAMRVDGGVVRSIA from the coding sequence ATGCACATCCGCCTCGACACCCGCCGCGCCATCGTCACCGGCTCCACCGCCGGCATCGGCCTGGCCATCGCCTCCGGCCTTGCCGCCGCCGGCGCGCACGTCACTCTCACTGGCCGCACGCAAGCGCGCGTGGACGAGGCCATCGCCACCATCAGACGGCAGATGCCGGACGCGCGACTGGCCGGCGTGGCCGGCGATCTCGGTACGGGCGATGGCGCCCAACGGCTGATCGCCGAAGTGCCGGAGACCGACATCCTGGTGAACAACCTGGGCATCTTCGAACCGAAGGCATTCTTCGACATCCCCGACGAGGACTGGCTGCGCTTCTTCGAGGTGAACGTGATGAGCGGCGTGCGCCTGTCGCGTCACTACGCGCAAAGCATGGCCAGACGCGGCTGGGGCCGCGTGCAGTTCATCTCCAGCGAGTCGGCGCTGCAGATTCCCGCCGAGATGGTCCAGTACGCCACCACCAAGACGGCCCAGCTCGCCGTCTCGCGCGGCCTGGCCGAGACGCTCGCCGGCACTGGCGTCACGGTGAACGCGGTGTTGCCTGGCCCCACGCGCTCCGAGGGCGTGGGCGGCTTCTTCGGCAAGATCGCCGCCGAACGGGGCGTGTCGCAGGAAACCGTGGAGCGCGACTTCATCGCCACGCACCGGCCCACCTCGCTGATCCGGCGGCTGGCCTCGGTCAAGGAAGTGGCCAACCTGTGCGTCTACCTCGCCTCCGAACAGGCCTCGGCCACCACCGGCGCCGCCATGCGCGTGGATGGCGGCGTGGTGCGGTCGATCGCGTGA
- a CDS encoding VOC family protein, with amino-acid sequence MAKVTGLGGIFFKSRDPAALTAWYAKHLGLDAEAWGGARFVEDEQRPGYTLWSPFAADTEYFGPGPQAYMINFRVDDLDTLLAQMRAAGVAVDERVEQSEFGRFGWITDPEGTRVELWQPPR; translated from the coding sequence ATGGCCAAGGTCACCGGACTCGGCGGCATCTTCTTCAAGTCGCGCGATCCCGCGGCGCTCACCGCGTGGTACGCGAAGCATCTCGGCCTCGATGCCGAGGCATGGGGCGGCGCGCGCTTCGTCGAAGACGAACAGCGTCCGGGCTACACGCTGTGGTCGCCGTTCGCGGCCGACACCGAATACTTCGGCCCCGGCCCGCAGGCGTACATGATCAACTTCCGCGTCGACGACCTCGACACGCTGCTGGCGCAAATGCGTGCCGCCGGCGTCGCGGTGGACGAGCGCGTCGAGCAGAGCGAGTTCGGCCGCTTCGGCTGGATCACCGACCCCGAAGGCACGCGCGTCGAGCTGTGGCAGCCGCCCCGGTAA
- a CDS encoding alpha/beta fold hydrolase, with translation MSFITTTDGTDIFYKDWGSGPPIVFHHGWPLSGDDWDAQMLFFLGQGYRVIAHDRRGHGRSAQVDGGHDMDHYAADVAALAEHLDLRDAIHVGHSTGGGEAARYVARHGQGRVARLVLISAVPPQMLKTSKNPGGLPMEAFDGLRAALAANRSRFYRELASGPFYGFNRPGATPDTAIIDNWWRQGMMGGARAHYEGIKAFSETDFSDDLAAIDVPTLVMHGDDDQVVPIADSALLSVKLLKRGGLKVYPGLSHGMLTINADAIDRDMLAFFRS, from the coding sequence ATGAGTTTCATCACCACCACCGACGGCACCGATATCTTCTACAAGGACTGGGGTTCGGGCCCGCCGATCGTGTTCCACCACGGCTGGCCGCTGTCCGGCGACGACTGGGATGCCCAGATGCTGTTTTTCCTCGGCCAGGGCTACCGCGTCATCGCGCACGACCGGCGCGGCCATGGACGTTCGGCGCAGGTGGACGGCGGCCACGACATGGACCACTACGCGGCCGACGTGGCCGCGCTGGCGGAGCACCTGGACCTGCGCGATGCGATCCACGTCGGCCACTCCACCGGAGGCGGCGAAGCCGCGCGCTATGTCGCGCGGCATGGCCAGGGCCGCGTCGCCCGGCTGGTGCTGATCAGCGCGGTGCCGCCGCAGATGTTGAAGACCTCGAAGAATCCGGGCGGGCTGCCGATGGAGGCGTTCGATGGCCTGCGCGCGGCGCTGGCGGCAAACCGTTCGCGCTTCTATCGCGAGCTGGCGTCGGGACCGTTCTACGGATTCAACCGCCCGGGCGCCACACCGGACACCGCGATCATCGACAACTGGTGGCGGCAAGGCATGATGGGCGGCGCGCGGGCCCACTACGAGGGCATCAAGGCCTTCTCCGAAACGGACTTCAGCGACGACCTGGCGGCGATCGACGTGCCCACGCTGGTCATGCACGGCGACGACGACCAGGTGGTGCCGATCGCGGACTCGGCGCTGCTTTCCGTGAAGCTGCTCAAGCGCGGCGGCCTCAAGGTCTATCCGGGGCTTTCGCACGGCATGCTGACGATCAATGCCGATGCCATCGATCGCGACATGCTGGCGTTCTTTCGCAGTTGA
- a CDS encoding MFS transporter, producing the protein MSQSPEATRSTTVKAPSVLRRIPPGIWALGMVSMLMDTSSEMIHALLPVYLVGALGASALAVGVIEGIAESTAAITKVFSGALSDWLGRRKLLVAIGYGLAAFTKPVFPLAGTLGWVVGARFVDRVGKGIRGAPRDALIADLAPAELRGASFGLRQSLDTTGAFLGPALAIALMWLTADNIPLVFWFAVVPGFAAFALVLFGVHDAPGGRESRRARSPLSRAELARLPPLYWGVVVIAAVFTLARFSEAFLVLRAQELGLGLVLIPLVLVVLNVVYALSSYPVGVLADRFDHGSLLALGVLVLVLSDLALAFVGGLAGLALGVALWGLHMGMTQGLLAAMVADAAPTDLRGTAYGMFNLVSGLALLAASVVAGGLWDAFGSRATFLAGAGFAIVSLLALVPVARGVRGNRPAPH; encoded by the coding sequence ATGAGCCAGTCCCCGGAAGCAACCCGCAGCACCACGGTGAAAGCGCCTTCCGTGCTGCGCCGGATTCCGCCCGGCATCTGGGCGCTGGGCATGGTCTCGATGCTGATGGACACCTCCTCGGAGATGATCCATGCGCTGCTGCCGGTGTACCTGGTCGGCGCGCTGGGCGCGTCAGCGCTGGCGGTCGGCGTGATCGAGGGCATCGCCGAATCCACCGCGGCGATCACCAAGGTGTTCTCCGGCGCGCTGTCGGACTGGCTGGGACGGCGCAAGCTGCTGGTGGCGATCGGCTACGGCCTGGCCGCGTTCACCAAGCCGGTCTTTCCGCTGGCGGGCACGCTCGGCTGGGTGGTCGGCGCACGCTTTGTGGACCGCGTCGGCAAGGGTATCCGCGGCGCACCGCGCGACGCGCTGATCGCCGACCTGGCGCCGGCCGAATTGCGCGGCGCCTCGTTCGGCCTGCGCCAGTCGCTGGACACCACCGGCGCGTTTCTCGGCCCCGCGCTGGCGATCGCCTTGATGTGGCTGACCGCCGACAACATTCCGCTGGTGTTCTGGTTCGCGGTGGTACCGGGCTTTGCCGCGTTCGCGCTGGTGCTGTTCGGCGTGCACGACGCGCCGGGCGGCCGGGAAAGCCGACGGGCGCGTTCGCCGTTGTCGCGCGCCGAGCTGGCGCGCCTGCCGCCGCTGTACTGGGGCGTGGTGGTGATCGCCGCAGTGTTCACCCTGGCCCGTTTCAGCGAGGCGTTCCTGGTGCTGCGCGCGCAGGAACTGGGCCTGGGGCTGGTGCTGATTCCGCTGGTGCTGGTGGTGTTGAACGTGGTGTATGCGCTGTCGTCCTATCCGGTCGGCGTGCTGGCCGACCGCTTCGACCACGGCAGCCTGCTTGCGCTGGGCGTGCTGGTGCTGGTGCTGTCGGATCTGGCGCTGGCCTTCGTCGGCGGACTGGCCGGACTGGCGCTGGGCGTGGCGTTGTGGGGGCTGCACATGGGCATGACCCAGGGTTTGCTGGCCGCGATGGTCGCCGACGCGGCGCCGACCGACCTGCGCGGCACGGCGTACGGCATGTTCAACCTGGTCAGCGGACTGGCCCTGCTGGCGGCCAGCGTGGTCGCCGGCGGGCTGTGGGACGCGTTCGGTTCGCGCGCCACCTTCCTCGCCGGCGCGGGCTTCGCGATCGTGTCCTTGCTCGCGCTGGTGCCGGTGGCGCGGGGCGTGCGCGGGAACCGGCCGGCGCCGCACTGA
- a CDS encoding ATP-dependent DNA helicase, with the protein MTALDDTESDDIDALLGAEGPFARELPNFAPRLAQQVMARAVQQAIAGRDTLVAEAGTGTGKTYAYLVPALLSGERVIISTGTKALQDQLYFRDLPKVRSVLDARLKTALLKGRANYLCLYRLDQTVREGATFERAQAAQLATIRAWSARTRRGDRMELAEVPEESPLWPRVTSTSENCLGVECPFYEDCHVFKARREAMEADVVVVNHHLLFADLALKQEGFGEILPGAAAFILDEAHQIPELAGQFFSQSLSARQLTDMAQDALTECSGVTGAIGLLLEPVEALQDALRKLRLAMDPLPSRGAFALLEDRADVRTALHDLGELLATLAELLSSQAERSRGFANLHERAALFSERLERIVERHGDQDVRWYETFPRGFALYATPLDLAAPMCSLRERTQAAWIHTSATLSVAGNFDHFARQLGLDEPQTLSLESPFDYAHQALCYLPSGLPDPNARDYTEQVIDAVLPVLHASNGRAFLLFTSHRALRRAAELLQDKVPWPLFVQGTAPRPRLLEEFRASGHGVLLGAASFWEGVDVVGEALSVVVIDKLPFAAPDDPVLMARLAALEQSGINPFMGWQVPSAVIALKQGAGRLIRDVHDRGVLVLCDPRLTGKGYGKLFLASVPPMPRTRELADVQAFFADLPDAAAASFGTSGSPRA; encoded by the coding sequence ATGACTGCCCTCGACGACACCGAGTCCGACGACATCGACGCCCTGCTCGGTGCCGAGGGCCCGTTCGCCCGCGAGCTGCCGAACTTCGCGCCGCGGCTGGCCCAGCAGGTGATGGCGCGTGCCGTGCAGCAGGCGATCGCGGGGCGCGACACGCTGGTCGCCGAGGCCGGCACCGGCACCGGCAAGACCTACGCCTACCTGGTGCCGGCGCTGCTGTCGGGCGAGCGGGTGATCATCTCCACCGGCACCAAGGCGCTGCAGGACCAGCTGTATTTCCGCGACCTGCCGAAGGTGCGCTCGGTGCTGGACGCACGGCTGAAGACGGCCTTGCTGAAAGGCCGCGCGAATTACCTGTGCCTGTACCGGCTCGACCAGACCGTGCGCGAGGGCGCCACCTTCGAACGCGCCCAGGCCGCCCAGCTCGCCACGATCCGGGCCTGGTCCGCACGCACCCGTCGTGGCGATCGCATGGAACTGGCCGAGGTGCCGGAGGAATCGCCGCTGTGGCCACGGGTGACCTCGACCTCGGAGAACTGCCTGGGCGTGGAGTGCCCGTTCTACGAGGACTGCCACGTGTTCAAGGCACGCCGCGAGGCGATGGAGGCGGACGTGGTGGTGGTCAACCATCACCTGCTGTTTGCCGACCTCGCGCTGAAGCAGGAGGGCTTCGGCGAGATCCTGCCCGGCGCGGCGGCCTTCATCCTCGACGAGGCGCACCAGATTCCCGAACTGGCCGGCCAGTTCTTCTCGCAAAGCCTCAGCGCGCGCCAGCTCACCGACATGGCGCAGGACGCGCTGACCGAATGCAGCGGCGTCACCGGTGCGATCGGCCTGCTGCTGGAACCGGTCGAGGCGCTGCAGGACGCGCTGCGCAAGCTGCGCCTCGCGATGGACCCGCTGCCCTCGCGTGGCGCCTTCGCGCTGCTGGAGGATCGCGCCGACGTGCGCACCGCGCTGCATGACCTGGGCGAACTGCTGGCCACGCTGGCCGAGCTGCTGTCGTCGCAGGCCGAGCGCTCGCGCGGCTTCGCCAACCTGCACGAGCGCGCCGCGCTGTTCAGCGAGCGGCTGGAGCGCATCGTCGAACGGCACGGCGACCAGGACGTGCGCTGGTATGAAACCTTCCCGCGCGGCTTTGCGCTGTATGCCACGCCGCTGGACCTGGCCGCGCCGATGTGCAGCCTGCGCGAGCGCACCCAGGCGGCGTGGATACACACCTCGGCCACCTTGTCGGTGGCCGGCAACTTCGACCATTTCGCACGCCAGCTCGGCCTGGACGAGCCGCAGACGCTGAGCCTGGAAAGCCCGTTCGACTACGCGCACCAGGCGCTGTGCTACCTGCCGTCGGGCTTGCCCGATCCCAATGCGCGCGACTACACCGAGCAGGTGATCGACGCCGTGCTGCCGGTGCTGCACGCATCGAATGGCCGGGCCTTCCTGCTGTTCACCTCGCACCGCGCGCTGCGCCGCGCCGCCGAGTTGCTGCAGGACAAGGTGCCGTGGCCGCTGTTCGTGCAGGGCACCGCGCCGCGTCCCCGACTGCTGGAGGAATTCCGCGCCAGCGGCCACGGCGTGCTGCTGGGCGCGGCCAGTTTCTGGGAAGGCGTCGACGTGGTCGGCGAGGCGCTCAGCGTGGTGGTGATCGACAAGCTGCCGTTCGCCGCGCCCGACGATCCGGTGCTGATGGCGCGGCTCGCCGCGCTCGAACAATCCGGCATCAACCCGTTCATGGGCTGGCAGGTGCCCAGCGCGGTGATCGCGCTGAAGCAGGGCGCCGGCCGCCTGATCCGCGACGTGCATGACCGCGGCGTGCTGGTGCTGTGCGACCCGCGCCTGACCGGCAAGGGCTACGGCAAGCTGTTCCTCGCCAGCGTGCCGCCGATGCCGCGCACCCGCGAGCTGGCGGACGTGCAGGCGTTCTTCGCTGACCTGCCCGACGCGGCGGCCGCGTCATTCGGCACAAGCGGTTCGCCCCGAGCGTAG
- a CDS encoding M48 family metallopeptidase: protein MLFRARHLLLPLLAAGLLAGCGMFATTPPAPAQAPLPSYDQVAAIRAAGAREKSIIDVNPLRDPGVGALQDAAKQDEQTGKYGDAAGKLDQALKLSPDSPELLQERAEVAVRLKDFGTAERLAHRSWTLGPRLGPLCARNWQTIVEMRLQARDQAGAATARKWVGQCHKAGVPRY, encoded by the coding sequence ATGCTGTTCCGTGCCAGACATCTGCTGCTGCCCCTGCTTGCCGCCGGCCTGCTCGCCGGCTGCGGCATGTTCGCCACCACGCCACCGGCGCCGGCGCAGGCACCGCTGCCCAGCTACGACCAGGTCGCGGCGATCCGCGCGGCGGGCGCGCGGGAGAAGTCGATCATCGACGTCAATCCGCTGCGCGACCCCGGCGTCGGCGCGCTGCAGGACGCCGCGAAGCAGGATGAACAGACCGGCAAGTACGGCGATGCCGCCGGCAAGCTCGATCAGGCCCTGAAACTGAGTCCCGATTCGCCGGAACTGCTGCAGGAACGCGCCGAGGTGGCCGTGCGACTGAAGGATTTCGGCACCGCCGAGCGGCTTGCGCATCGCTCGTGGACCCTGGGTCCGCGGCTGGGCCCGCTGTGCGCACGCAACTGGCAGACCATCGTCGAGATGCGCCTGCAGGCCCGCGACCAGGCCGGTGCCGCCACCGCCCGCAAGTGGGTGGGGCAGTGCCACAAGGCCGGCGTGCCGCGGTACTGA
- a CDS encoding antitoxin Xre/MbcA/ParS toxin-binding domain-containing protein: MRKLTPGHGLAAVVEELRELERTREAVVQRGFRVLEEQHAAVAQLVLQFFGDRQRAVRWMCMRQRVFGGRSAYDLLVDGDIDTICDHLLGEASASVAQAGG; encoded by the coding sequence TTGCGCAAGCTTACGCCGGGCCACGGTCTCGCCGCCGTGGTCGAGGAGTTGCGCGAACTGGAACGCACTCGCGAAGCCGTCGTCCAGCGCGGCTTCCGCGTGCTGGAGGAACAGCATGCTGCCGTCGCGCAGCTGGTGCTGCAGTTCTTCGGCGACCGGCAGCGTGCAGTGCGCTGGATGTGCATGCGCCAGCGCGTATTTGGTGGTCGCTCGGCCTACGACCTGCTTGTCGATGGTGACATCGACACGATCTGCGACCACCTGCTGGGCGAGGCATCGGCGTCGGTGGCGCAGGCTGGGGGCTGA
- a CDS encoding cupin domain-containing protein, whose translation MSGRIHARGAGVVLLLLASSIASAATPAGQLRLDPKDIAALSTQHAGAGTSGVAGIQTTRLSGDPAAAGPYTIALRVPAHTVIAAHTHRDDRSAVVVSGIWWFGYGPANTREHLKALGPGSFYTEPGGQAHFARTGDQAVVVYITGVGPTDTRYLDASNAPRP comes from the coding sequence GTGAGCGGCCGCATCCACGCACGGGGCGCAGGTGTCGTGCTCCTGCTGCTGGCCTCGTCGATCGCTTCGGCGGCGACGCCCGCCGGCCAGCTCAGGCTCGACCCGAAGGACATCGCCGCCCTGTCGACGCAGCACGCCGGCGCCGGCACCTCCGGCGTGGCCGGTATCCAGACCACCCGGCTCTCCGGCGACCCCGCGGCCGCCGGGCCCTACACCATCGCGCTGCGGGTGCCGGCCCACACGGTGATCGCGGCGCACACCCACCGCGACGACCGTTCCGCGGTGGTGGTTTCCGGCATCTGGTGGTTCGGCTACGGGCCGGCCAATACCCGGGAGCATCTCAAGGCCCTGGGCCCGGGCAGCTTCTACACCGAGCCGGGCGGCCAGGCCCACTTCGCCCGCACCGGCGACCAGGCGGTGGTCGTGTACATCACCGGAGTGGGGCCTACCGACACCCGCTACCTCGACGCCTCCAACGCGCCGCGGCCGTAA
- a CDS encoding MAPEG family protein: protein MTTELCMLLWSVALGLVQIALAATGSVSQRGLGWAASARDGEPKALTGIPARLCRASHNFLETFPLFAVVVLLALVLQRHDGTIALGAQLYFWSRLVYLPVYAAGIPYLRTVVWAVSIVGIVLVLTALF from the coding sequence ATGACGACCGAACTTTGCATGCTGTTGTGGAGCGTGGCGCTGGGCCTGGTGCAGATCGCACTGGCCGCCACCGGCTCGGTGAGCCAGCGCGGCCTGGGCTGGGCCGCCAGCGCCCGCGACGGTGAACCGAAGGCGCTGACCGGCATCCCCGCGCGGCTGTGCCGCGCCAGCCACAACTTCCTGGAAACCTTCCCGCTGTTCGCGGTGGTCGTGCTGCTCGCCCTGGTGCTGCAGCGCCACGACGGCACGATCGCGCTCGGTGCCCAGCTGTATTTCTGGAGCCGACTGGTCTACCTGCCGGTATACGCCGCCGGCATCCCCTACCTGCGCACGGTGGTCTGGGCAGTGAGCATCGTCGGCATCGTGCTGGTGCTGACGGCGCTGTTCTGA
- a CDS encoding hydrolase: MTSYATVRDPVSDHLLTPQNAAVLIIDYQPVQVSSIASRDKRQLVANITALARIAKLYRLPVVLATVNVSTGRNQPTIHQITEVLGDVPIIDRTSINAWEDKDFVDAVKATRRRKLIMAALWTEVCLVHPALDALADGYEVYPVVDACGGTSLEAHNAGLDRLQQAGARPTGWVQLICELQRDWNREATVPGFGEILFAIEGH; this comes from the coding sequence ATGACTTCCTATGCAACCGTACGTGATCCCGTCTCCGACCACCTCCTGACGCCGCAGAACGCCGCCGTCTTGATCATCGACTACCAGCCGGTGCAGGTCAGCTCCATCGCCTCGCGCGACAAGCGCCAACTGGTGGCCAACATCACCGCGCTCGCCCGCATCGCGAAGCTGTACAGGCTCCCGGTCGTGCTCGCGACGGTGAACGTTTCCACCGGACGCAACCAGCCGACCATCCACCAGATCACCGAGGTGCTGGGCGACGTGCCGATCATCGACCGCACCTCGATCAACGCCTGGGAAGACAAGGATTTCGTCGACGCGGTCAAGGCGACCAGGCGCAGGAAGCTGATCATGGCGGCGCTGTGGACCGAGGTATGCCTGGTCCACCCCGCGCTCGATGCGCTCGCCGACGGCTACGAGGTCTACCCCGTCGTCGACGCCTGCGGCGGCACCTCGCTGGAGGCCCACAACGCGGGCCTCGACCGACTGCAGCAGGCCGGCGCCAGGCCGACCGGCTGGGTGCAACTGATCTGCGAACTGCAGCGCGACTGGAACCGCGAAGCGACCGTACCCGGCTTCGGCGAGATCCTGTTCGCGATCGAAGGCCATTGA